One genomic window of Trichomycterus rosablanca isolate fTriRos1 chromosome 1, fTriRos1.hap1, whole genome shotgun sequence includes the following:
- the spic gene encoding LOW QUALITY PROTEIN: transcription factor Spi-C (The sequence of the model RefSeq protein was modified relative to this genomic sequence to represent the inferred CDS: substituted 1 base at 1 genomic stop codon), with amino-acid sequence MXVSLDNDINQDFQDAIDVMQRHSDIFYCDTDSKHYESLRSQESSLQHPASCYHYTPNCWVSPAPSDWSELSQWSPLVPEGNPWAMTEPTTLYPILPERLRKGRKKLRLYEYLHEALHDASMGDSIQWTDRGSGTFHFISKNKEKLAECWGQRKGNRKAMTYQKMARALRNYSRTGEIVKVRRKLTYQFNPIILQRLETMTAPTSGHPSQELVPHHTSHIPAEQGYYCTAGADWHRWYGQHPFQTDYDITAVLTSSDNLKAHVLSQ; translated from the exons atgtaggTATCTCTAGATAATGACATCAATCAAGATTTTCAAGATGCCATTGATGTGATGCAGCGACACTCAGACATTTTCTATTGTGACACAG ACAGCAAACACTACGAGTCTCTCAGGAGTCAGGAGTCTTCACTGCAGCATCCTGCGTCTTGTTACCACTACACCCCTAACTGTTGGGTATCACCAGCCCCAAGTGACTGGAGTGAATTATCA CAGTGGTCTCCTCTTGTGCCAGAGGGAAATCCATGGGCAATGACTGAGCCCACAACACTTTATCCTATTTTACCAGAACGCCTCAGAAAAG GTCGTAAGAAGTTGCGTCTGTACGAATACCTGCATGAAGCCCTGCATGATGCCAGTATGGGTGACTCCATTCAGTGGACAGACCGTGGCAGTGGAACCTTCCATTTCATTTccaaaaacaaagagaagctgGCTGAATGCTGGGGCCAGCGCAAAGGTAACCGCAAGGCCATGACCTATCAAAAAATGGCACGGGCACTTCGTAACTACAGTCGCACAGGAGAGATCGTCAAAGTGCGTCGCAAGCTCACCTACCAGTTTAACCCCATTATCCTGCAAAGACTAGAGACCATGACAGCACCCACATCTGGGCATCCATCCCAAGAGCTTGTTCCTCATCACACCTCACACATCCCGGCTGAACAGGGCTATTACTGCACAGCAGGAGCTGACTGGCACAGATGGTATGGGCAGCACCCTTTTCAGACAGATTATGACATAACTGCTGTACTAACATCCTCAGACAATCTGAAAGCACATGTTCTTTCTCAGTAA
- the dnajb9b gene encoding dnaJ homolog subfamily B member 9, with protein sequence MATTQSVVTVAVCVLMITELILAQKDYYEILGVPKDASERQIKKAFHKLAMKYHPDKNKSPDAEATFREIAEAYETLSDGKRREEYDEMRSSPFSREHTRSSGDQFHQPFSFNFEDIFKDFDMFGQPTHSQHKRHFESHFQSHKETHRSNRHFHSSFGGGGGMFDDMFSDFFSFNGHSGDKFQHAGQQQNCRTVTQRRGNMVTTYTECS encoded by the exons ATGGCTACCACCCAGTCAGTCGTAACAGTAGCTGTGTGTGTCCTGATGATTACTGAGCTCATCCTGGCCCAGAAGGATTACTATGAAATTCTGGGGGTGCCGAAAGACGCATCTGAGCGCCAGATCAAGAAGGCCTTCCACAAACTGGCCATGAAGTATCATCCAGACAAGAATAAAAGCCCAGATGCTGAGGCAACATTCAGGGAGATTGCTGAAG CATATGAAACGTTGTCTGACGGCAAGAGGAGAGAGGAATATGATGAGATGAGGAGTAGCCCCTTCTCTAGAGAGCACACGAGAAGCAGTGGTGATCAGTTCCACCAGCCATTCAGCTTTAACTTTGAGGACATATTTAAAGACTTCGATATGTTCGGACAGCCCACACACTCCCAGCACAAAAGGCATTTTGAGAGCCACTTTCAGTCCCACAAGGAGACACACAGAAGCAACAGACATTTCCACAGTTcttttggtggtggtggtggcatGTTTGATGATATGTTTTCAGACTTTTTCTCATTTAACGGACACTCGGGTGACAAGTTCCAGCACGCGGGACAACAACAGAACTGCAGGACTGTTACACAGCGTAGAGGAAACATGGTGACCACATACACAGAATGCTCCTGA